The genomic segment GTGGCAGTTCGAGTAGAGCCCTCGCGCGCAGAAGAAGCACGAGCCGCAGTAGATGTTGAACGGCACCATCACCCGATCGCCGACGCTCAGGGTCCGCACCGAGCCGCCGACCTGCTCGACCCGGCCGATGAACTCGTGGCCGAACGTGTGACCGATGCGGGTGTCGGGCATCATGCCGTGGTACAGGTGCAGGTCTGAGCCGCAGATCGCCGCGAGCTCCACCCGCACGATCGCATCGTTGGGGTGCTCGATCCTCGGCTCGGGCTTGTTCTCGACCCGCAGCTTGTACGGCCCGCGGTACGTCATCGCCTTCATTCACGCCTCCCGTGTCTCAAGACACCTTGCGCGACATCGGTGGGGCGGGCAGAGGGGGTTGCGTGGGCGGGCTCGTGCTGTATCGTGTGCCGGCCTCAGCCGCGGAAGAAGGCCTCCGCAACCCGGGCGAGGTCCCACAGGTCGCTCACGCCGGCCAGTTCGCGGGCGGAGTGCATGGAGAGGATCGGGATGCCGACGTCGACAGTGCGGATCCCGAGCCGGGTGGCGGTGATCGGCCCGATGGTCGAGCCGCAGGGCACCGCGTTGTTGGACACGAACTCCTGGCTGGTGACGCCGGCCGCGGCGCACCAGCCGTTCCACGCGGCGGCGCCGACCGCGTCGGTCGCGTACCGCTGGTTCGCGTTGATCTTCAGGATCGGGCCGGAGCCGAGCACCGGCTGCACGACGGGATCGTGCTTCTCGGCGTAGTTGGGGTGGATGGAGTGGCCCACGTCGCTCGAGACGCACCACGAGGCGGCCAGCGCCTGCAGCTGCTGCTCGCGGTCTGCCCCGAGCGAGAGCCACAGCCGCTCCAGGACATCCGCCAGGAACGGACCCGCGGCTCCCGAGCGAGTGCCGGACCCGACTTCCTCGTGATCGAACACCGCGAGCATGGCGATGTGATCCGCGGCGAGGTCGGAGGCGGCGCGTTCGAGAGCCACGACACCCGCATGGACGGAGGCGAGATCATCGAGGCGGCCGGAGGCGAAGAAGACGCCGTCGCGACCGAACGACGCACCGCGCGCGGCATCCGCCGTCACGATGTCGTAGCCGCGGATGCGCGCGGCGTCGACACCCGCCTCGGCCGCGAGCTCCGCCAGGATGTCGGCGGACTCGACGGAGCCCAGCCCCCACACCGGCTGGGTCTGGGACTGCTTGTCGAGCGCGAGGTGGTCGTTCGCCTCGCGGTCGAGGTGGATCGCCAGCTGCGGCAGACGCAGCAGCGCCCCCGTGGCGGCGAGGACCGTCGTGCCGTCGTCGAGCACGAGCCGGCCCGCGAGCCGGAGCTCCCGGTCCAGCCAGGAGTTCAGAAGCGGGCCGCCGTAGATCTCGACTGCCGCCTGAAGCCACCCGAGCCGCCCCGTCGTCGGCTTCGGCTTGAGCTTGAATCCCGGCGAGTCGCTGTGAGCACCGAAGACGCGCAC from the Microbacterium atlanticum genome contains:
- a CDS encoding M18 family aminopeptidase, encoding MPSPTASAAAEALHHADDLADFVAASPSSFHAAAEVARRLEGAGFTRVDEDGSWPAQPGGRFVVVRDGAAIAWVVPATATAATPVRVFGAHSDSPGFKLKPKPTTGRLGWLQAAVEIYGGPLLNSWLDRELRLAGRLVLDDGTTVLAATGALLRLPQLAIHLDREANDHLALDKQSQTQPVWGLGSVESADILAELAAEAGVDAARIRGYDIVTADAARGASFGRDGVFFASGRLDDLASVHAGVVALERAASDLAADHIAMLAVFDHEEVGSGTRSGAAGPFLADVLERLWLSLGADREQQLQALAASWCVSSDVGHSIHPNYAEKHDPVVQPVLGSGPILKINANQRYATDAVGAAAWNGWCAAAGVTSQEFVSNNAVPCGSTIGPITATRLGIRTVDVGIPILSMHSARELAGVSDLWDLARVAEAFFRG